The Capsicum annuum cultivar UCD-10X-F1 chromosome 3, UCD10Xv1.1, whole genome shotgun sequence genomic sequence NNNNNNNNNNNNNNNNNNNNNNNNNNNNNNNNNNNNNNNNNNNNNNNNNNNNNNNNNNNNNNNNNNNNNNNNNNNNNNNNNNNNNNNNNNNNNNNNNNNNNNNNNNNNNNNNNNNNNNNNNNNNNNNNNNNNNNNNNNNNNNNNNNNNNNNNNNNNNNNNNNNNNNNNNNNNNNNNNNNNNNNNNNNNNNNNNNNNNNNNNNNNNNNNNNNNNNNNNNNNNNNNNNNNNNNNNNNNNNNNNNNNNNNNNNNNNNNNNNNNNNNNNNNNNNNNNNNNNNNNNNNNNNNNNNNNNNNNNNNNNNNNNNNNNNNNNNNNNNNNNNNNNNNNNNNNNNNNNNNNNNNNNNNNNNNNNNNNNNNNNNNNNNNNNNNNNNNNNNNNNNNNNNNNNNNNNNNNNNNNNNNNNNNNNNNNNNNNNNNNNNNNNNNNNNNNNNNNNNNNNNNNNNNNNNNNNNNNNNNNNNNNNNNNNNNNNNNNNNNNNNNNNNNNNNNNNNNNNNNNNNNNNNNNNNNNNNNNNNNNNNNNNNNNNNNNNNNNNNNNNNNNNNNNNNNNNNNNNNNNNNNNNNNNNNNNNNNNNNNNNNNNNNNNNNNNNNNNNNNNNNNNNNNNNNNNNNNNNNNNNNNNNNNNNNNNNNNNNNNNNNNNNNNNNNNNNNNNNNNNNNNNNNNNNNNNNNNNNNNNNNNNNNNNNNNNNNNNNNNNNNNNNNNNNNNNNNNNNNNNNNNNNNNNNNNNNNNNNNNNNNNNNNNNNNNNNNNNNNNNNNNNNNNNNNNNNNNNNNNNNNNNNNNNNNNNNNNNNNNNNNNNNNNNNNNNNNNNNNNNNNNNNNNNNNNNNNNNNNNNNNNNNNNNNNNNNNNNNNNNNNNNNNNNNNNNNNNNNNNNNNNNNNNNNNNNNNNNNNNNNNNNNNNNNNNNNNNNNNNNNNNNNNNNNNNNNNNNNNNNNNNNNNNNNNNNNNNNNNNNNNNNNNNNNNNNNNNNNNNNNNNNNNNNNNNNNNNNNNNNNNNNNNNNNNNNNNNNNNNNNNNNNNNNNNNNNNNNNNNNNNNNNNNNNNNNNNNNNNNNNNNNNNNNNNNNNNNNNNNNNNNNNNNNNNNNNNNNNNNNNNNNNNNNNNNNNNNNNNNNNNNNNNNNNNNNNNNNNNNNNNNNNNNNNNNNNNNNNNNNNNNNNNNNNNNNNNNNNNNNNNNNNNNNNNNNNNNNNNNNNNNNNNNNNNNNNNNNNNNNNNNNNNNNNNNNNNNNNNNNNNNNNNNNNNNNNNNNNNNNNNNNNNNNNNNNNNNNNNNNNNNNNNNNNNNNNNNNNNNNNNNNNNNNNNNNNNNNNNNNNNNNNNNNNNNNNNNNNNNNNNNNNNNNNNNNNNNNNNNNNNNNNNNNNNNNNNNNNNNNNNNNNNNNNNNNNNNNNNNNNNNNNNNNNNNNNNNNNNNNNNNNNNNNNNNNNNNNNNNNNNNNNNNNNNNNNNNNNNNNNNNNNNNNNNNNNNNNNNNNNNNNNNNNNNNNNNNNNNNNNNNNNNNNNNNNNNNNNNNNNNNNNNNNNNNNNNNNNNNNNNNNNNNNNNNNNNNNNNNNNNNNNNNNNNNNNNNNNNNNNNNNNNNNNNNNNNNNNNNNNNNNNNNNNNNNNNNNNNNNNNNNNNNNNNNNNNNNNNNNNNNNNNNNNNNNNNNNNNNNNNNNNNNNNNNNNNNNNNNNNNNNNNNNNNNNNNNNNNNNNNNNNNNNNNNNNNNNNNNNNNNNNNNNNNNNNNNNNNNNNNNNNNNNNNNNNNNNNNNNNNNNNNNNNNNNNNNNNNNNNNNNNNNNNNNNNNNNNNNNNNNNNNNNNNNNNNNNNNNNNNNNNNNNNNNNNNNNNNNNNNNNNNNNNNNNNNNNNNNNNNNNNNNNNNNNNNNNNNNNNNNNNNNNNNNNNNNNNNNNNNNNNNNNNNNNNNNNNNNNNNNNNNNNNNNNNNNNNNNNNNNNNNNNNNNNNNNNNNNNNNNNNNNNNNNNNNNNNNNNNNNNNNNNNNNNNNNNNNNNNNNNNNNNNNNNNNNNNNNNNNNNNNNNNNNNNNNNNNNNNNNNNNNNNNNNNNNNNNNNNNNNNNNNNNNNNNNNNNNNNNNNNNNNNNNNNNNNNNNNNNNNNNNNNNNNNNNNNNNNNNNNNNNNNNNNNNNNNNNNNNNNNNNNNNNNNNNNNNNNNNNNNNNNNNNNNNNNNNNNNNNNNNNNNNNNNNNNNNNNNNNNNNNNNNNNNNNNNNNNNNNNNNNNNNNNNNNNNNNNNNNNNNNNNNNNNNNNNNNNNNNNNNNNNNNNNNNNNNNNNNNNNNNNNNNNNNNNNNNNNNNNNNNNNNNNNNNNNNNNNNNNNNNNNNNNNNNNNNNNNNNNNNNNNNNNNNNNNNNNNNNNNNNNNNNNNNNNNNNNNNNNNNNNNNNNNNNNNNNNNNNNNNNNNNNNNNNNNNNNNNNNNNNNNNNNNNNNNNNNNNNNNNNNNNNNNNNNNNNNNNNNNNNNNNNNNNNNNNNNNNNNNNNNNNNNNNNNNNNNNNNNNNNNNNNNNNNNNNNNNNNNNNNNNNNNNNNNNNNNNNNNNNNNNNNNNNNNNNNNNNNNNNNNNNNNNNNNNNNNNNNNNNNNNNNNNNNNNNNNNNNNNNNNNNNNNNNNNNNNNNNNNNNNNNNNNNNNNNNNNNNNNNNNNNNNNNNNNNNNNNNNNNNNNNNNNNNNNNNNNNNNNNNNNNNNNNNNNNNNNNNNNNNNNNNNNNNNNNNNNNNNNNNNNNNNNNNNNNNNNNNNNNNNNNNNNNNNNNNNNNNNNNNNNNNNNNNNNNNNNNNNNNNNNNNNNNNNNNNNNNNNNNNNNNNNNNNNNNNNNNNNNNNNNNNNNNNNNNNNNNNNNNNNNNNNNNNNNNNNNNNNNNNNNNNNNNNNNNNNNNNNNNNNNNNNNNNNNNNNNNNNNNNNNNNNNNNNNNNNNNNNNNNNNNNNNNNNNNNNNNNNTCTATTAGAAACTAGTAGTATGAATTCTTgtttgtatgttttcaagcaataTTGGGGTATGTTTGACTCGTATGTGCAACAAGTGATCGATCGTCTATAGATAGTTTTTGAAAACTGAGCAAACAGCTGATTGATAGACGATTTGTATTTAGTAAAAGTACAATCATAAACTTCTTTTTCCCCCTCTATCAAGTATGGAATATAGGAATATTCTTAACCATTATATGATATATTCTAACAGACAACTTACTAGCTAattattaaggaaaaaattatttattcagtTTGGAAATTGTTTCTTCTCCTTCCtttatttgattcttttttcttttccagtGATTCTATTTTggtatgtgttttttttttcaccCAGAAAGGATAAATAGTGTTCCCACTTACCTTCTTCTAATATTTCATGTCCATAATGTCATATAAACAGAAATAAAGGGAGTATTATCTTTTAAAAGTCTAGCCAGTGAATCTTTTATGAAGGATAGTAGTGAGATGATTGCGGGACCGCAAACTAGGCCTATACAATGTAAAATTGTGCATGGTACACCATGTATAAGTTTAAACTCTTAGAAAATAAACACCTATGTTTATTTGAAGTGGTCTCTTAGGTGAATCAAAAGTAAAAGGCATACATAATACTGatgaatttttattctgtctactttttgaatattttgtgtcATAGGTGCGATGAGCTAATTACCATTGAAAGTCTACCAAGAAGTCACGGTTTTTCTCTTACCAGTATTATTCTCCTCTCTCTGCCaaattaaattaaaggaaaaagcaACATGTTAATCTTAGATTGCATTCTCTAGTCTCGATGTTATCACTGCTGCATGGAAAATAGTTTCCTTTTGTTTTAAATTCATTcccaatttttctttgttttatatccattctcattttttattaactattttgttttaatttagtttgtaTGGACACCTTATGATGACATTCTTCATACCTTATCTCCCTGTTGCACAACTAGAAAGTCGATGTGGCAAACGAGGGTGCCGATATTATGTTTAGAAGTCATAGAGTGGCACCCAGCTGATAGAGTAATGCGACAGTTCAGGGTTTCACAACACATTCCAGAAGCTCCTCTATGACTAGCTGACCACACTAGGCATGATGGTCGATCTACAATAGACCAAGATTTCATTTCAGAGCATATGCGTTGTGTTGGTTTGTGGATTCATTAGCAACCTAGATTTGTGGAGGAACATGATAATGCCAACTTAGATGCCTATATGAGATGGTATTTGAAACACGGTCGATTGTTATTGGCAACTCTACTCTCAGTGATTCTAGGTACGTGGCGATTGCGCCTGCATATGAAGCGATGCGTAGAGGCCTATTATGGATAGAGAAACCAAGACTAGAGTTTAGGGAATTGAGATGGCTAATGATATTATAAGGATCTGTGATCAGGCAAATCAAGGCTTGCAGGGGCCCATAGTTCCAGACGAACAATATCAGCAGTCACTCGAGATGCATGAAGGAAGTGGGGAAGGACATGGACTTGTAAATTCATGTGGACGTGGACGTAGTGATGTAACTGTGCGTAGAGGAGTATGTGGTCGTGGACGTGGACATGATGTCCTCATACACGAGGGAGTAGGTGACCCTGTTGATGACCCTGTTAGACATTATGAGCCAGAGCCTCAGGCAGTGGCAGATGACCCATCTTTTCATCCATCACCGTTGATTCCAGGTTGTTCATCCATGCCTGAGCCGCATAATTTCTCCACATATGTTGCTCTGGCTTGGGTTGATGAACCCAACCGACAGTCCTATTGCGACATGCCTTCTCGAATCCTGACTTCTACTCTACGTTTGAGTTTTGGATCGCCAGAATTTGGAGATATGGCGGTTAGTATTAACAATgactttataaatttttttattttgctttttgattatctaattctttttctaacaGTAAATTATTAATCAGTCTCAGGATTTGCTTTGCTCGTCGTCATCCATTTCGGTTCAGACCTCTGACATGGATGCATCTCGTGGACCAATGAATATTACGGAGGAGACACAGGTAATTATTACAATATatgcactaatattcataattcgcttaaaattatttatttatgtgtttattttttgTAGATTTCGGCACGTAAGAATAATCATAAAAGCAAGCATTATGCTGATCCGGTTGCTGCTATGAATAGGAGGGACACCAGAGATGGAGACGATGCTGCGAATGGGGGGCTCAGGCCGCAAGCGTTGATACGACATAGGAGTTGTGGCACGTAGTTGTGTTGTCcgtttaaaaataaaactaattatttattttttaatacttcttTGTACATACATGCCTTGGTGACTTCTTTTGTAGTTGAAagttgtaatatatatatatatatatatatatctttctgAATATGTTATGTTCGATTTATCTTTGAAAGCATGGTGTCTTaaagttggtggtggtagtggagacttgtaatattttgttgGTGAAGGTGACTTGTATGCCACTTTGGATGAAAGTATGCCACTTTGAATACAAGAGATCTCTGGAGATTAAACAAGCAGGAACGAAACTTCCCACCCAaatagattttagttattttacaCTTTGTATTAATCAATACATGATACAAGCTGGTGTTtacaaaatagaaaagaaaaatgaatgtGCAAATAATATGGTTTCATTCTGGACTTCTCTACATGATCAATATGGTGAAAACGATTAGAATCTCTAAAGATTATCTCTCTTCCTTCTGATACTGATATAAACTTCATTGTTTTATGACAATTTCCACATACTCGAAGATTTTTTAATATCCTGATAGGCTTTTGTTCAGCTGTGCTAATAAGACCAAAGGCCATAGCAATTTTATCACCATGTTGGAAAAGATATTGCTCTTTTTGTTCATCCTTGTGCATGGTCCATTTTTCTAAGTCGATATTCATCAACCACTCGTATGCtggaaagtgtgtctccttgatCAATTTCATTTGTAACAAGAACTTTTTCTCTTGGGTAGCAGTTGCAATAGCCCATAGTAGATTGTTCAATCGGACACTTTTGTAAGCCCTCTGATAATTGGCCTTCAAATGCCTTAAGCAATAATGGTGATAGGCAAAAGGAGCTTGCCAGTTATGCCCTGTAGAGACACTTTTAAGTATGTCGTGATGTCTGTCAGATATCAACGTAATACCTTGACGACCACGCACGACATGTTGATGCAAATCGCTCAAAAACTTGGTCCATGTATCAAGACTTTCATTCGTTGATATTGCAAAAGCCAAAGGAAAAATAGAGCCATTGCCATCCGTACCAACCGCAATCAACAACTTGATATCATACTTACCATATACATGTGTTCCGTGTATTAATATCACCGGTCGACAATAACGAAAGCCATCAACACATGGCTTAAACgtccaaaacacataattgaaaaTGCGTTCATTAACTCCCTCATGGTGTTCGAATCTCCATTCATCGACAAAGCCTGGATTGAAATATTTCATAGCAGCGATGTACCTTGTCAATTCACGAAATAAACCCTCCCAAATTCCATAGACTTGTTCAAAGGCACGCTTTCATCCAAGATATGCCTTTCGCCGACTAATTATTTTGCGGTACTTATTGAGAACGGAGATTTGACATTCTTTGATAGGATACCTATGAACAATAACGCTTAATAATTATAAACGAAAagataagtattttttttatagtcaAATGAACTCAATAAAAATTAGTACCTCAGTGTTTTTCTAATATACGGCTCAAGAACAGTTGCAATCATGTTTATATCCAAATTTATGTGAGCTCTGTTACAATCACGCATATTACAAGTGTGTTCGCCGATGTATTTTCTGATTTTCCACAAGTTATTACTACTATCCTTGGTAGCACAAAGTTTGAAAGAACAACTTTGATCTACACATTTGCAACAAATTCTGAAGACTTCTTTTTCCGACTTAACAATAAAAAACTCCCTCCCTTCTTTAATATGATAGAGTTTAACCGCTCGTCTAGATCTTTTTTTGATTTGAACAATATctgactaaaaagaaaaaaattatcattttaaaaattaGTCGGTTCACGCCACACACCTGCAGGGACAAAAACATTTTCATGCATATCCACAAACACATCGGGTCCTTCCTGAAAATGATTAAGAAATGAAATTTCATTAGAATAAAAACCGAGTCTATTATTTGATTGTGACACTGGTGGCGGTCTTTGAATCGATGTCCATGGAATTGATTCCTATTGAGGATAAGGGCCCATGGACATGAATATTTGTTCAGAACTGAACCTCACATCGGTATTATTAGGCTCACTATCATCACTCTGTGACAATTCACCATAATTTACTTGATCACCATTTTCAATATCTTCTGGAACAACATGTTGATCTCGCATGATATTATCCCtgtattttatatagttaaataTCTTCAatacatgtaaaaaaaatataaattaatataa encodes the following:
- the LOC107865494 gene encoding uncharacterized protein LOC107865494, which codes for MANDIIRICDQANQGLQGPIVPDEQYQQSLEMHEGSGEGHGLVNSCGRGRSDVTVRRGVCGRGRGHDVLIHEGVGDPVDDPVRHYEPEPQAVADDPSFHPSPLIPGCSSMPEPHNFSTYVALAWVDEPNRQSYCDMPSRILTSTLRLSFGSPEFGDMASQDLLCSSSSISVQTSDMDASRGPMNITEETQISARKNNHKSKHYADPVAAMNRRDTRDGDDAANGGLRPQALIRHRSCGT